Proteins encoded within one genomic window of Prochlorococcus marinus str. MIT 9515:
- a CDS encoding DUF3067 family protein has protein sequence MKPLVVDEIIHYLIHRWGKKYDFRLFKRGKYLYFQMMWGFLGQESFPLNEVEYKKSIADKIEILNRCGYSDEVREWLKKVNSRPRLGRAVSLQLNINERMKEFLI, from the coding sequence ATGAAACCATTGGTAGTAGATGAGATTATCCATTACTTGATTCATCGATGGGGTAAAAAATATGACTTTAGACTTTTCAAAAGAGGTAAATATTTATATTTTCAAATGATGTGGGGTTTTTTAGGACAAGAATCTTTCCCATTAAATGAAGTGGAATACAAAAAATCAATTGCAGATAAAATTGAAATATTAAATAGATGTGGCTATTCAGATGAGGTAAGGGAATGGCTTAAAAAAGTAAATTCAAGACCAAGACTAGGAAGAGCTGTAAGCCTTCAACTTAATATTAATGAGAGGATGAAAGAGTTTTTGATTTAA
- a CDS encoding helix-turn-helix domain-containing protein yields the protein MNEINSNNSDNNSINNSSLKRIGNFIKEARLSRNLSIEELATDLKIGTHQLQAIEGGNEEHLPEKVFIKAMVRRISEKLKVDTEFIMNEFKTERPEVKVEEIVQEVLIKTKQNKKIKNNNSILFILISGILGLLASSLIFNVISNSFQNQIPKQELKKKNQTTFNSKFLSSLIALRHDSKLHFSRRRS from the coding sequence TTGAACGAAATAAATTCTAATAATTCAGACAATAATTCAATAAATAATTCTTCTTTAAAAAGAATTGGGAATTTTATCAAAGAGGCCAGATTAAGCAGAAATCTTTCAATTGAAGAATTAGCTACTGATTTAAAAATTGGAACTCACCAACTTCAAGCAATAGAAGGCGGTAATGAAGAACATTTACCAGAAAAAGTTTTTATAAAAGCAATGGTTCGTAGAATTTCAGAAAAGCTTAAAGTTGATACAGAATTTATAATGAACGAATTTAAAACTGAAAGACCGGAAGTAAAAGTTGAAGAAATTGTTCAGGAAGTTTTAATCAAAACTAAACAAAACAAAAAAATCAAGAATAATAACTCTATTTTGTTTATTCTGATATCGGGAATTTTAGGCCTTTTAGCCTCCTCTCTAATTTTTAATGTCATTTCAAACTCTTTCCAAAATCAAATTCCAAAACAAGAACTTAAAAAGAAAAATCAAACCACTTTTAACTCTAAGTTTTTGAGTTCTTTAATCGCATTGCGACATGATTCTAAGCTCCATTTCTCAAGAAGAAGATCTTGA
- the lgt gene encoding prolipoprotein diacylglyceryl transferase produces the protein MLTHQAFIQSPGDTFLNLGFLTIRWYGLLISLSVLIGIFISKKLAKSRNINPQYISDILPSLIISSIIGARFYYVIFEWKQYSGNNFFTSFNLFDNVIQIPSFLAIWEGGIAIHGGLIGGFLSILFFCKSKNIHLKTFMDILIPSIILGQSIGRWGNFFNNEAFGIPTELPWKLFIPLQNRPIEFINYQFFHPTFIYESLWNFLIFILLISIFYKQNTNSSLRPGFISCLYLIGYSFGRFWIEGLRIDPLCLGGLPPFCDGGLRMAQFISIVLFSSGLIGIFFLRLKTYNKKTRKNG, from the coding sequence ATGCTTACACATCAAGCTTTTATTCAATCACCTGGAGATACATTTTTAAATTTAGGTTTTCTAACTATTAGATGGTATGGACTGCTAATTTCCCTATCTGTATTAATTGGAATTTTTATTTCTAAAAAGCTTGCAAAATCAAGGAATATTAACCCTCAATATATAAGTGATATTCTACCTTCTTTAATAATATCATCAATCATCGGCGCTAGATTTTATTATGTAATTTTTGAATGGAAACAATATAGTGGTAATAACTTTTTTACTTCTTTTAACCTGTTTGATAACGTAATTCAAATACCCTCTTTTCTTGCTATTTGGGAAGGGGGCATAGCAATCCATGGAGGATTAATTGGAGGATTTTTATCTATTTTATTTTTTTGCAAATCTAAAAATATTCATCTTAAGACCTTTATGGATATACTAATTCCATCCATTATTCTTGGTCAATCAATTGGTAGATGGGGCAATTTCTTTAATAACGAAGCTTTTGGAATACCGACAGAGTTACCATGGAAGTTATTTATACCTCTCCAAAATAGGCCAATCGAGTTTATAAATTATCAGTTTTTTCATCCAACATTTATCTATGAATCATTATGGAATTTTTTGATTTTTATATTATTAATTTCTATTTTTTACAAACAGAATACTAATAGCTCATTAAGACCTGGCTTTATAAGTTGTCTGTATTTAATTGGCTATAGTTTTGGAAGATTCTGGATTGAAGGTTTAAGAATTGATCCTTTATGTCTTGGGGGACTCCCACCCTTTTGCGATGGGGGATTACGGATGGCTCAGTTTATTAGTATTGTTTTATTTTCCTCTGGATTAATTGGAATATTTTTTTTAAGATTAAAAACATATAATAAAAAAACAAGAAAGAATGGATAA
- a CDS encoding 4-hydroxybenzoate polyprenyltransferase, producing MINTDFRYKLNILFELLRWNKPTGRLILLIPAGWSLYLTPESNPSFHMLLKIIMGGLLVSGLGCIANDIWDKKIDQKVLRTQNRPLAANKIGNKTAYLILIFLIICSFFLTLSLPENGRLLSISLAFFALPLILIYPSAKRWFKYPQLILSLCWGFAVLIPWAANEGDIKSIVLLFCWLATIFWTFGFDTVYALADMKYDLKIGVNSSAVNLASNTKITIQICYFLTSSFLAICALINQLNLIFWPIWLITAFLMQKDILKIFPESNHSIKKIGNHFKNQTIYGGLILLGIIISS from the coding sequence GTGATAAATACAGACTTCAGATATAAATTAAATATCCTTTTTGAACTTCTAAGGTGGAATAAACCAACTGGTCGACTTATTCTACTTATCCCTGCTGGGTGGAGTTTGTATCTTACTCCAGAATCAAATCCAAGCTTTCATATGTTATTGAAAATAATAATGGGGGGATTATTAGTTAGTGGTTTAGGTTGTATTGCTAATGATATTTGGGATAAAAAAATAGATCAAAAAGTCTTAAGAACCCAAAACAGACCTCTTGCTGCAAATAAGATTGGTAATAAAACAGCTTATTTAATTCTTATATTTTTAATAATATGCAGTTTCTTTTTAACTTTGTCACTTCCAGAGAATGGAAGACTACTTTCTATTTCACTTGCTTTTTTTGCCCTGCCGTTAATCCTAATTTACCCTTCTGCAAAAAGATGGTTTAAATATCCCCAACTTATCTTGTCATTATGCTGGGGATTCGCAGTTTTGATACCTTGGGCTGCTAACGAAGGGGATATTAAAAGTATTGTTTTACTTTTTTGCTGGCTCGCTACAATTTTTTGGACATTTGGTTTTGATACTGTATATGCTTTGGCTGATATGAAATATGACCTTAAAATTGGGGTGAATAGTTCTGCGGTTAACCTTGCATCTAATACAAAAATCACCATACAAATTTGTTATTTTCTGACTTCCAGTTTTCTTGCAATTTGTGCTTTAATCAATCAATTAAATTTAATTTTTTGGCCCATTTGGTTAATAACAGCTTTTTTAATGCAAAAAGATATCTTAAAAATCTTCCCTGAAAGTAATCATTCCATTAAAAAAATTGGTAATCATTTCAAAAACCAAACAATATATGGTGGATTAATTTTGTTGGGAATCATAATCTCCTCATAA
- the petA gene encoding cytochrome f, translating into MKKTTFFLCAMLLVSSILIAPRSSLAYPFWAQQNYESPREATGKIVCANCHLAQMPTIAEVPQAVGADSVFKAVVKIPYKDDIKEIGADGSEVPLQVGAVVMLPDGFKLAPQERWTDEIKEETEGVYFTNYSEEKENIIIVGPLPGDTNKEIIFPVLSPNPATNKEYHYGKYSLHIGGNRGRGQVYPTGDKSNNVIFTSSSAGTINSIETIEDGSYQINIENENGEITTEAVPVGPKLIVKEQDQITVGAPLTSDPNVGGFGQLDAEVVLQSPYRIIGLIAFFIGVGLTQILLVLKKKQVEKVQAAEGI; encoded by the coding sequence ATGAAAAAAACAACTTTCTTTCTCTGCGCAATGCTCTTGGTTTCCAGTATTTTAATTGCCCCAAGATCTTCTTTGGCTTATCCTTTTTGGGCGCAGCAAAATTACGAATCTCCTAGAGAAGCTACAGGAAAAATAGTCTGCGCAAATTGCCATTTAGCGCAAATGCCAACTATTGCAGAAGTACCGCAAGCTGTTGGGGCTGACAGTGTTTTCAAAGCTGTAGTCAAAATACCTTATAAAGATGACATAAAGGAAATAGGCGCTGATGGCTCAGAGGTACCTTTACAAGTTGGGGCTGTGGTTATGCTGCCTGACGGCTTTAAATTAGCTCCTCAGGAGAGATGGACTGATGAAATAAAAGAAGAAACGGAAGGGGTATACTTTACTAACTACAGCGAAGAAAAAGAGAATATAATTATTGTTGGACCATTACCCGGCGATACTAATAAAGAAATTATTTTTCCAGTTCTTTCACCTAATCCAGCTACCAATAAAGAATATCACTATGGGAAGTATTCCTTGCATATTGGAGGGAATAGAGGCAGAGGACAAGTTTATCCAACTGGTGACAAGAGTAACAATGTAATATTCACTTCTTCTTCTGCAGGAACTATCAATTCAATAGAAACTATAGAAGACGGTAGTTATCAGATCAATATTGAGAATGAGAACGGGGAAATAACTACTGAGGCTGTTCCAGTTGGTCCTAAACTAATTGTGAAAGAACAAGACCAAATAACTGTAGGAGCCCCTCTCACTAGTGACCCTAATGTCGGAGGTTTTGGACAATTAGATGCTGAAGTAGTATTACAAAGCCCTTATAGAATTATAGGCTTAATTGCATTTTTTATCGGTGTAGGCCTAACTCAAATATTACTAGTGCTTAAGAAGAAACAAGTTGAAAAAGTACAAGCTGCTGAGGGCATTTAA
- the tatC gene encoding twin-arginine translocase subunit TatC, with product MKRKEDIKNNKYDSMSFTDHLDELRQRLLNSIYSILISIFFSFLIIKPLISFLEIPASDIHLLQLAPGEFLFVAIKVAGYSGIIVSIPYIFYQVILFISPGLSKKEKNLILPAVFGSGLLFFLGLLFSWWILVPAAINFFINFGADIVEPTWSIERYFDFVLLLMSSTAIAFQLPVLQFILGSLGIITTAKMLSNWKIVVISSAILSAVITPSTDPLTMSLLSISIIFLFFVGAGLTYISENLKSKTLSSSH from the coding sequence ATGAAGAGAAAAGAAGATATTAAAAATAATAAATATGATTCGATGAGTTTTACTGATCATTTAGATGAACTCAGGCAAAGATTACTAAATTCCATTTATTCGATATTAATTTCCATTTTTTTTAGTTTTTTGATAATTAAGCCGTTAATTTCTTTTTTAGAGATTCCTGCAAGTGACATACATTTATTACAACTTGCCCCTGGTGAGTTTTTATTTGTTGCCATCAAAGTAGCCGGTTATAGCGGGATAATCGTCTCTATTCCATACATTTTTTATCAAGTAATATTATTTATTTCTCCAGGATTAAGTAAAAAAGAAAAAAATCTAATTTTACCCGCAGTTTTTGGATCAGGTTTATTATTCTTTCTTGGCTTGCTTTTTTCTTGGTGGATTTTAGTCCCAGCAGCAATCAATTTCTTTATAAATTTTGGAGCTGATATTGTTGAACCGACATGGTCCATAGAGAGATACTTTGACTTTGTTTTATTGTTAATGTCAAGTACTGCGATAGCATTTCAATTACCGGTTTTGCAATTTATTCTTGGTTCACTTGGAATTATTACTACAGCAAAAATGCTTTCAAATTGGAAAATAGTTGTAATTTCATCTGCAATCCTATCGGCAGTAATTACACCTTCAACAGATCCCTTAACTATGTCATTACTCTCAATTTCGATTATTTTTTTATTTTTTGTAGGGGCTGGGCTAACTTATATATCTGAAAACCTTAAATCAAAAACTCTTTCATCCTCTCATTAA
- the ispD gene encoding 2-C-methyl-D-erythritol 4-phosphate cytidylyltransferase has product MHVLIPAAGSGRRMEAGKNKLLIDLEGESLIYWTLKSVFSASLVSWVGIIGQPNDKKKLLNSVKKFSNEIEWINGGNTRQESVFNGLNSLPSNAEKVLIHDGARCLINPDLINKCALELEENDAVILATKVTDTIKIVDNEGYIQQTPNRQNLWAAQTPQGFLVKKLREAHEMAIEKNWKVTDDASLFEMLNWQVRIIEGNSSNIKITSPLDLQIAKLFLKDY; this is encoded by the coding sequence GTGCATGTATTAATACCCGCTGCAGGTAGTGGCAGAAGAATGGAAGCTGGAAAAAATAAATTACTTATTGATTTAGAAGGTGAATCTCTTATTTATTGGACTTTAAAATCTGTATTCTCTGCAAGTTTGGTAAGTTGGGTAGGAATAATTGGACAACCAAATGATAAAAAAAAATTATTAAATTCAGTAAAAAAATTTTCTAATGAAATTGAATGGATTAACGGTGGAAATACAAGGCAAGAGTCTGTCTTTAATGGTTTAAATTCACTACCTTCTAATGCTGAGAAAGTTTTAATTCATGATGGTGCAAGATGCTTAATAAATCCTGACTTGATCAATAAATGTGCTTTGGAATTAGAAGAAAATGATGCAGTTATTTTAGCTACTAAAGTTACAGACACAATAAAAATAGTTGATAATGAAGGTTATATCCAACAAACGCCAAATAGACAAAATTTGTGGGCAGCTCAAACTCCTCAAGGTTTTCTAGTGAAGAAATTAAGAGAAGCTCATGAAATGGCGATTGAGAAAAATTGGAAAGTTACAGATGATGCCTCACTCTTTGAAATGTTGAATTGGCAAGTGAGAATTATTGAAGGGAATTCTTCGAACATAAAAATCACATCTCCATTAGATTTGCAAATAGCGAAACTATTTTTAAAAGATTATTAG
- a CDS encoding S66 peptidase family protein, which produces MLTKLKKGDEINILAPASFIDKEENFTKGINILKTWDLKIAINGNLSKKFGYFAGDDQTRFEELKKAQNSKLIIFAKGGWGSARLLEKNPNWGDGLMMGFSDTCSLLLSKYKQGSFGSIHGPMITTLFKEPEWSLRRLRNLLFEGYVEDIKGIPLQKGKATGEIIVSNLTIVSFLIGTNHFPELKGKIIIFEDINEDIYKIDRMLTYLRMTKKLNEIAGIGFGSFSDDLYTPEWKELLKSLIFERFQEFDIPILFDLPIGHISGNACIPLGCKATLNGNNGILSISIPCY; this is translated from the coding sequence ATGTTAACTAAATTAAAAAAAGGCGATGAAATCAACATTTTAGCGCCTGCTTCTTTTATCGATAAAGAAGAAAATTTTACAAAAGGCATAAATATTTTAAAAACATGGGATTTAAAAATTGCTATCAACGGTAACCTCTCAAAAAAATTTGGTTATTTTGCTGGAGATGATCAAACTAGATTTGAAGAACTCAAAAAAGCACAAAATAGTAAGCTTATCATTTTCGCTAAAGGAGGCTGGGGATCCGCAAGACTTTTAGAAAAAAATCCAAACTGGGGTGATGGCTTGATGATGGGATTCTCTGATACATGTTCATTATTGTTATCAAAATATAAACAAGGATCCTTTGGCTCGATTCATGGCCCTATGATCACTACTCTTTTTAAAGAACCTGAATGGAGTTTAAGGAGACTAAGAAATTTACTTTTTGAGGGGTATGTTGAGGATATTAAGGGGATCCCTTTACAGAAAGGAAAAGCAACTGGAGAAATTATTGTATCTAACCTAACTATTGTTTCTTTTTTAATTGGTACTAATCACTTTCCGGAATTAAAAGGAAAAATAATAATTTTTGAGGATATTAATGAAGATATTTATAAAATTGATCGAATGTTAACTTATTTGAGAATGACAAAAAAATTAAACGAAATTGCAGGAATTGGATTCGGAAGTTTTTCAGATGATCTATATACCCCTGAGTGGAAAGAATTACTCAAAAGCTTAATTTTTGAGAGATTTCAAGAATTTGATATTCCCATTCTTTTTGATCTCCCAATTGGACATATATCTGGGAATGCATGCATTCCTCTTGGTTGTAAAGCTACATTAAATGGAAATAATGGAATACTTAGTATTTCTATTCCTTGTTACTAA
- the fabG gene encoding 3-oxoacyl-[acyl-carrier-protein] reductase, with protein MSNKESLTGKVALITGASRGIGKEIALELSNLGAEVIINYSSSDEKAEEVLNLIKGLGGKVHKLKFDVSKEESVSQAFEEIIKINGSIDILINNAGITRDGLLMRMKSEQWDDVLNTNLKGVFLCTKYASKFMLKKRSGKIINISSIVGIIGNPGQANYSAAKAGVIGFTKTCAKEFASRGINVNAIAPGFIETEMTEKLNNEEIVKAIPLGKLGSCSQIADLVSFLVSSNAGSYITGQTISIDGGMSI; from the coding sequence ATGTCAAATAAAGAATCTTTAACAGGGAAAGTTGCGTTAATTACAGGTGCCAGTAGAGGAATAGGCAAGGAAATTGCCTTAGAACTTAGCAATTTGGGAGCAGAAGTTATTATAAATTATTCCTCTTCCGATGAGAAAGCAGAAGAAGTTTTAAATTTAATTAAAGGTTTAGGAGGGAAAGTTCATAAATTAAAATTTGATGTCTCAAAAGAGGAATCTGTTAGTCAAGCTTTTGAAGAAATTATAAAAATCAATGGATCCATAGATATCCTTATTAATAACGCTGGAATAACAAGAGATGGGCTCTTAATGCGAATGAAATCAGAGCAATGGGATGACGTTCTAAATACAAATCTAAAAGGGGTTTTTCTTTGTACTAAGTATGCTTCAAAATTTATGCTTAAAAAAAGAAGCGGTAAGATAATAAATATTTCATCTATTGTTGGAATAATTGGAAATCCAGGACAAGCAAATTATTCTGCTGCAAAAGCAGGTGTAATTGGTTTTACAAAAACATGTGCGAAAGAATTTGCTTCAAGAGGAATAAATGTTAATGCTATAGCTCCAGGTTTTATAGAAACAGAAATGACTGAAAAATTAAATAATGAGGAAATAGTCAAAGCTATACCATTAGGTAAATTAGGTAGCTGCTCACAAATAGCTGACTTAGTTTCATTTTTAGTATCGAGTAATGCTGGAAGTTACATTACAGGACAAACAATAAGTATTGATGGTGGAATGAGTATTTAA
- the petC gene encoding cytochrome b6-f complex iron-sulfur subunit — translation MTQLSSNDVPSMGRRQFMNLLTFGTATGVALGALYPVANYFMPLRAGGGGGGTSAKDELGNPVTKTGWLANHQAGDRSLVQGLKGDPTYLIVNSEGDIGEFGLNAICTHLGCVVPWDSGANKFICPCHGSQYDTNGKVVRGPAPLSLALAHVDVDDDAVLVKQWSETDFRTNENPWWA, via the coding sequence ATGACTCAATTAAGTTCCAATGACGTCCCCTCCATGGGTCGAAGGCAATTTATGAATCTTCTTACATTTGGTACCGCAACTGGGGTCGCATTAGGAGCTTTATATCCTGTAGCAAATTATTTCATGCCACTAAGAGCTGGTGGTGGTGGTGGCGGAACTTCTGCAAAAGATGAATTAGGTAATCCAGTTACAAAGACTGGCTGGCTAGCAAATCATCAAGCAGGAGATAGAAGTTTAGTGCAGGGTCTCAAAGGAGATCCAACTTACTTAATTGTTAATAGTGAGGGAGATATAGGAGAATTTGGATTAAATGCAATTTGTACCCATTTAGGATGCGTTGTCCCCTGGGACAGCGGTGCCAATAAATTCATATGCCCTTGTCACGGAAGTCAATATGATACGAATGGGAAAGTAGTTAGAGGACCTGCTCCTTTATCTTTGGCCTTGGCGCATGTTGATGTAGATGATGATGCTGTGCTTGTAAAACAGTGGTCAGAAACAGATTTTAGAACTAATGAAAATCCATGGTGGGCTTAA
- a CDS encoding Ppx/GppA phosphatase family protein, with product MIQENELSNLQEKNILVASIDIGTNSTHLLISEVNLDLKSFSIKFTDKSTTRLGEKDEEGNLTEESIQRVLYTLKRFKEYCNSNGVNQIVTAATSAVREAPNGRDFLNRVQKELGIQIELISGSEEARLIYLGVLSGMAFEDESYVIIDIGGGSTELILADKKDAIALTSSRVGAVRLKNDFLNEEPISNERSKFLKTFIRGSLEPSVEKIKRRLHKEKSVAMIATSGTAISLGNLILSDLSQPKQKMHGYKFKKDNLEVILEKLIKMPITEIKKIPSLSERRAEIIIPGALILNTSMDMLDFNELTISERALREGLVVDWMLRQGIIKNEFNIQSNIRKTTIVHQARKFGVDKNRSEKVTNIAFQIYDQTKNIFHSDTDSKAKKLLWAACHLYSCGKYVNINSYHKHSWYLIKHCELLGYSQLETNIIASIARYHRKTLPKKRHESWQSLISKEEKTIVLEMSLILRLAASLDQRPENVISSIKIKLQKNALSMEIIPFNSNQDLLLEKWSLESCRNAIKELKNLELKVV from the coding sequence ATGATACAAGAAAACGAATTAAGTAATTTGCAAGAAAAAAATATTTTAGTAGCCTCAATCGATATAGGAACAAATTCTACTCATCTTTTGATTTCAGAAGTTAATTTAGATCTCAAATCCTTTTCAATAAAATTTACTGATAAATCTACAACCCGCTTAGGAGAGAAAGATGAAGAGGGAAATCTTACTGAAGAATCAATTCAAAGAGTTTTATATACCCTTAAGCGGTTTAAGGAATATTGCAATAGTAATGGTGTTAATCAAATAGTAACTGCAGCGACAAGTGCTGTTAGGGAAGCTCCAAACGGTCGAGACTTTCTTAATAGAGTTCAAAAGGAATTAGGTATTCAAATAGAACTAATAAGCGGATCTGAGGAGGCTAGGTTAATTTATCTTGGAGTATTGTCTGGAATGGCTTTTGAAGATGAGTCCTACGTAATTATTGATATTGGTGGTGGCTCTACAGAGTTAATACTTGCAGATAAAAAAGACGCAATAGCTCTTACAAGTTCAAGAGTTGGAGCAGTTAGGCTTAAAAATGATTTTCTTAATGAAGAACCCATCAGTAATGAAAGATCTAAGTTTTTGAAGACTTTTATTAGAGGGTCTTTAGAACCATCTGTTGAAAAAATAAAAAGGAGACTACATAAAGAAAAAAGTGTTGCAATGATTGCTACAAGCGGAACTGCGATCTCACTAGGGAATTTGATTTTGTCTGATCTTAGTCAGCCAAAACAGAAAATGCATGGTTATAAATTTAAAAAAGATAATTTAGAGGTTATTTTGGAAAAATTAATTAAAATGCCCATCACTGAAATAAAGAAAATTCCATCATTGAGTGAAAGAAGAGCAGAAATAATAATCCCAGGAGCATTAATTCTTAATACTTCAATGGATATGCTGGATTTTAATGAGTTAACAATAAGTGAGAGGGCTCTAAGGGAAGGTTTAGTAGTTGATTGGATGCTTCGCCAAGGAATAATTAAAAACGAATTTAATATTCAAAGTAATATTAGAAAAACCACCATAGTTCATCAGGCTAGAAAGTTTGGTGTTGATAAAAATAGATCTGAAAAAGTTACTAATATCGCTTTTCAAATATACGACCAAACTAAAAATATCTTTCACAGCGATACTGACTCAAAAGCAAAAAAGCTCCTTTGGGCAGCTTGTCATCTTTATAGCTGTGGAAAATATGTAAACATAAATTCGTACCATAAACATTCTTGGTATTTAATAAAACATTGTGAATTATTAGGTTATTCTCAATTGGAAACAAATATTATTGCTTCGATTGCTAGATATCATCGAAAGACTTTGCCTAAAAAAAGACATGAATCGTGGCAAAGTTTAATTTCAAAAGAAGAAAAAACAATAGTACTTGAAATGTCCTTGATTTTAAGATTAGCGGCGTCCTTGGATCAAAGACCTGAGAATGTAATATCATCAATAAAAATTAAATTACAAAAAAATGCTCTTTCAATGGAAATAATACCTTTTAATTCAAATCAAGATCTTCTTCTTGAGAAATGGAGCTTAGAATCATGTCGCAATGCGATTAAAGAACTCAAAAACTTAGAGTTAAAAGTGGTTTGA
- the cobM gene encoding precorrin-4 C(11)-methyltransferase, whose translation MDKKISFIGVGPGDPDLLTIKALKKIKSAEVIFWADSLIPEKIINFSLEGSEKIKTSTLTLEKITSIMIKRYNEGKTIIRLHDGDPCLYGAVKEQIEILKLNNIKTEVIPGVSAFQVAAAYHQAELTIPDITQTIILTRAGGRTGMPEKESLKELAKHKSSLCLYLSARHVKNSQKILLEFYPPETKVIVGYRVSWDDGWTSLIELKDMEKFTREKEIIRTTIYIVSPAIKNITNRSNLYNPSYNHLFRNK comes from the coding sequence ATGGATAAAAAAATCTCATTTATTGGAGTTGGTCCAGGCGATCCTGATTTATTAACAATTAAAGCGTTAAAAAAAATAAAATCAGCAGAGGTTATCTTTTGGGCTGATTCTTTAATTCCTGAAAAAATTATAAATTTTTCACTTGAGGGTTCTGAAAAAATAAAAACAAGTACGCTTACTTTAGAAAAAATAACGTCAATAATGATAAAAAGATACAATGAAGGTAAAACTATAATTAGATTGCATGATGGAGATCCATGCCTATATGGAGCAGTAAAAGAACAAATAGAAATACTAAAGCTAAACAACATCAAGACTGAAGTCATCCCTGGTGTAAGTGCTTTTCAAGTTGCTGCTGCGTATCATCAGGCTGAGCTTACAATTCCGGATATTACTCAAACTATAATTCTGACGAGAGCAGGAGGCCGAACTGGTATGCCTGAGAAAGAATCTCTTAAGGAACTTGCGAAGCACAAATCCTCTTTATGTCTTTATCTAAGTGCTAGGCACGTAAAGAATTCTCAAAAAATCTTATTAGAATTTTACCCTCCAGAAACTAAAGTAATCGTTGGCTACAGAGTCTCTTGGGATGATGGTTGGACATCTCTAATTGAATTGAAGGATATGGAAAAATTTACTCGTGAAAAAGAGATTATTAGAACTACTATTTATATTGTTAGTCCTGCAATTAAAAATATTACAAATAGGTCTAATCTTTATAACCCTTCTTACAATCATCTCTTTAGGAATAAATAA